From Lathamus discolor isolate bLatDis1 chromosome 24, bLatDis1.hap1, whole genome shotgun sequence:
CTCAAGTCTGTGCGTCCCCTCCTGTGGGGTGGCCGCCCCATGCCCAGTGGCTGACACCACCAACGAGCCCTGTGTGCGTCAGTGCCAGAGCTCCACGGTGGTGATCCAGCCCCCAGCCACGGTGGTCACCTTCCCcggacccatcctcagctccttcccacagcacagcGCTGTGGGCTCAGCGGGAGTCCCCGCCATTGCTGGGGGCTACGGCGGCAGTTATGGAGGCCATGGTGGTTATGGAGGTTATGGTGGCTACGGGGGCTATGGACGCCTTGGTGGCTACGGGGGCTATGGAGGCTATGGTAGCTGTGGAGGCTATGGAGGCTACGGAGGCTTCGGTGGCTGCGGAGGATATGGCGGCTGGGGCCGTGGTCTCGTGTCCTTCGGTGCCAGCTGTGGGAGCTGCTAAGCCTCACCTGCGTCCTGCCGCAGATGGCAGAGTTCTCCAAGAAAGCCTCTTGCGCTTCCCAACTGATGATGCCCAAAGAAAAACAGCCCTTCAGCGCTGCTGGGTTTCCGGAGCTTGGAAGCCTGCTACCTGTTGATGGCCAACCCTAAGTATTTTATGCCCCAATTCGGTATCGCTTGAGGGCGTGCTTCCTATGACAATGCAGCCCCACGATGGgtgcctgctcctgcagcatgcTTAATGCTCTTTGCGGCTCTGCCCACTGCATGGAGacgcagccttctcttggtCGGGGCTCTGCACttctcccagctccttcccttctcaaactgcaataaaagctgttttgcaTTGCACTCTTGTCCCTTGCGTTTATATTATTTCCTCCACATGCAGTActccaggcagcagcatggGTTCTCCCGTGTTTTCACGAGAGCTCCCAGACGCTGCCTTCTCAGTGGTACCTTTGGAAGCTGCCTGGCGtcctcctgccttccctccGCAATCAACATACTGCTCAGTGACAGTTACGGTGAGCAGGGACCATGCTCATCTCCACCAACCGCAGCTCCTCCCTCTGCCATCTCTCTCAACTCTCAGCATTAggctcctgctctctgctgcaaaACAAAGGCATGAGGGGCTCCACACAGATTTTCTTGCCCACTCTGTTCATTTCTCATTGGCTGCCTGCAGCTTAGGCCCCTGTATTGGCATGGCAGGAGAAACAGCCCAAGACCCAGCTCAAGGACTCTTGTAAAGCCATTGATCAAAGGAAGACAGAGGAAACAGT
This genomic window contains:
- the LOC136003999 gene encoding claw keratin-like, whose amino-acid sequence is MSCSSLCVPSCGVAAPCPVADTTNEPCVRQCQSSTVVIQPPATVVTFPGPILSSFPQHSAVGSAGVPAIAGGYGGSYGGHGGYGGYGGYGGYGRLGGYGGYGGYGSCGGYGGYGGFGGCGGYGGWGRGLVSFGASCGSC